From a single Collibacillus ludicampi genomic region:
- a CDS encoding glutamate ABC transporter substrate-binding protein has product MNKWKKIVGVGIASILLTVGALGCSTASKETSSSGDNKAETTGGTLKAIKDRGKLIAGVKYDTNLFGLKDPADNQVKGFDVDIAKAIAKDILGDENKIDLKEVTSKTRIPMLKNGDIDIIVATMTITEERKKEVDFSNVYFKAGQSLLVKKDSPITGIQDLDGKTVIVVKGSTSATNIKKKAPKAKVTEYENYAEAFTALKAGKGDALSTDNAILLGMQKQDPNFKLVGGLFTDEPYGIAVRKGDKEMLDEVNKVIKNLQDSGEYDKIYEKWFGEKPQK; this is encoded by the coding sequence ATGAACAAATGGAAAAAGATTGTGGGGGTCGGAATCGCATCGATTCTTTTGACTGTCGGAGCGCTTGGGTGCAGCACCGCTTCAAAAGAAACCAGCTCATCCGGTGACAACAAGGCGGAAACAACGGGCGGTACATTAAAAGCGATCAAAGACCGCGGCAAATTGATTGCAGGTGTGAAATACGATACGAACTTATTTGGACTCAAAGATCCGGCAGACAATCAAGTGAAAGGATTCGATGTCGATATTGCCAAAGCGATTGCGAAAGATATCCTGGGTGATGAAAACAAAATCGACTTGAAAGAAGTTACATCGAAGACACGGATCCCGATGTTGAAAAACGGTGACATCGATATCATTGTCGCAACGATGACGATCACGGAAGAACGCAAAAAAGAAGTGGATTTCTCCAATGTTTATTTCAAAGCGGGTCAATCCCTGCTTGTGAAGAAAGATTCTCCCATTACGGGGATTCAGGATCTCGATGGCAAGACAGTCATTGTCGTGAAAGGTTCGACATCGGCGACGAATATTAAGAAGAAAGCGCCGAAAGCGAAAGTTACGGAATACGAGAACTATGCGGAAGCGTTTACCGCTTTGAAAGCCGGTAAAGGAGACGCTTTGAGCACGGACAACGCGATTCTGCTCGGTATGCAGAAACAGGATCCGAATTTCAAACTTGTAGGTGGGCTGTTCACCGACGAACCGTACGGAATCGCGGTTCGCAAAGGTGACAAGGAAATGCTCGATGAAGTGAATAAAGTGATCAAAAATCTACAAGACAGCGGCGAATATGACAAGATCTATGAAAAATGGTTTGGAGAAAAACCGCAAAAATAA
- a CDS encoding amino acid ABC transporter ATP-binding protein, giving the protein MIQFHQVNKFYGTFHVLKDINLHIKEGEVVVIIGPSGSGKSTLLRCINRLETVSSGELIVDGMKVNDKKTDINRLRQEIGMVFQHFNLYPHMTVLQNITLAPMKVRGISEEEARETAMYYLKKVGIPEKANAYPSSLSGGQQQRVAIARGLAMKPKIMLFDEPTSALDPEMIGEVLDVMKTLAREGMTMVVVTHEMGFAREVADRVIFIDQGQIKEDAPPQQFFTQPRDDRARLFLSRVLNH; this is encoded by the coding sequence AACCTGCATATCAAAGAGGGAGAAGTCGTGGTCATCATCGGCCCGTCCGGTTCCGGAAAGAGCACGCTCCTGCGATGCATCAACCGTTTGGAGACGGTTAGTTCCGGTGAGTTGATCGTCGACGGGATGAAAGTCAACGACAAGAAAACGGATATCAACCGGTTGCGACAGGAAATCGGGATGGTTTTCCAACATTTTAATCTATACCCACATATGACCGTCCTTCAAAATATTACACTTGCACCTATGAAGGTACGCGGAATCTCAGAAGAAGAAGCGCGCGAGACGGCGATGTACTACTTAAAAAAAGTAGGCATCCCCGAAAAAGCGAATGCCTATCCTTCCAGCCTGTCGGGAGGACAGCAACAACGTGTGGCGATCGCACGCGGGCTTGCAATGAAGCCCAAGATCATGCTCTTTGACGAACCGACTTCCGCGCTTGACCCGGAAATGATCGGTGAAGTCTTGGATGTCATGAAAACGCTCGCGAGAGAAGGCATGACAATGGTTGTCGTCACACACGAAATGGGATTTGCGCGTGAGGTGGCCGACCGCGTCATCTTCATCGACCAAGGGCAGATCAAAGAAGACGCCCCACCTCAACAGTTTTTCACACAACCGCGTGATGACAGAGCCCGGTTATTCTTAAGCCGGGTTCTGAATCACTGA